In the Deinococcus proteolyticus MRP genome, one interval contains:
- a CDS encoding DUF3846 domain-containing protein, whose translation MQTFQCAQLLGQPPFQIEVLHLETARTALRAAQDAGSALMVIHPEGHITVDPDYKASSLDALQTAVDGYIEPVTITRPQVSRSGPYVAYVNEEGLIHGQAFNPLAEQLFGVQIVGPLAVEVGFCIDAAGNTVPAPLQPAQSA comes from the coding sequence ATGCAAACCTTCCAATGTGCACAGCTCCTCGGTCAGCCCCCCTTCCAGATCGAGGTTCTTCACCTCGAAACCGCACGCACGGCACTGCGGGCCGCACAGGACGCCGGCAGCGCCCTGATGGTCATCCACCCTGAAGGCCACATCACCGTAGACCCGGACTACAAGGCTTCCAGCCTGGACGCGCTCCAGACCGCCGTCGACGGCTACATTGAACCGGTCACCATCACCCGGCCTCAAGTCTCCCGCAGCGGCCCGTACGTGGCCTACGTGAACGAAGAAGGCCTGATCCACGGCCAAGCGTTTAACCCGCTGGCCGAACAGCTGTTCGGCGTCCAGATCGTCGGTCCCCTGGCCGTCGAAGTCGGCTTCTGCATCGACGCAGCCGGCAACACGGTCCCGGCACCCCTGCAGCCCGCCCAGAGCGCCTGA
- a CDS encoding UvrD-helicase domain-containing protein, producing MRPIPEHFTQQQRRFIELVASSRKNLVLKATAGSGKTTTVCEAAWHLDPALNTGYFVYNKHNTEDVQPRLPGHVTVQTAHAAGWRLLRPRYDVLELDDQAGLKLVNRLCERVGGVEDSAFYRRVWARVWAAARERLWVPVSEAVSLDRAQVRELLYQADAPPEMLNEPDIVNTLNWMLRSLQAESDRAFATREKPDFTDLLWWPYRHGLNLGQYHVVILDEAQDFTPLRQAFLLGLIAGERPGRFLAVGDAEQSIYQYSAADPQLFMSLGERPNTQVLPLSVSFRCPTSHVEQARAVSTFIESPPGMKAGTVEHVEAASAQYGRGDTVLCRKNAPLLALALRLLQQGVSVDVRGLNIEKRLLEYGSFLSRPFTAASLPGVLERHWVKVSAPLKSLKAQGDQDAEKRLEELRDLHACLSLLASQVLEGQEQATLGRIQSYLKRLYDGGADVLLSSVHKAKGLEWPQVTVLYPEMMPLPYGNEDEERCVAFVGLTRATETLRLAYGESAWEAGWRWGHPREGEREDLWLLERLRPEAGELPSLEVASSEVASPEAYSPQARVAAARERLREQAQQLRAWQAQQTQGEMPAALAQLLAAREQQQATQEAVRGEQTAGERPLPELVKEVMQELKVKAMSQKAAQDVGAKAAPANLVLPVPSAQDDFLRQLFGDAAVQVEGEQVRGEVQRIPLFPAQAQEGLTALEASRRRLAQRQREIMATKLIRLRAFAHLEDGDHTVPYGALRQVLENIRYGLWLERARWAAMVLRELRSRPEGAGVYLSARAFAYLERLSEAFVEHRALAYGGAEGHELVGVMGRSGLEVQRAALVSETDREIVVELEGGQRLRFTPWLDAWGDQETFLIRPLGADLTRPPVRTQLVCPA from the coding sequence ATGCGCCCTATTCCCGAACACTTCACGCAGCAGCAACGCCGGTTCATCGAACTGGTGGCTTCCTCCAGGAAGAACCTGGTTCTGAAAGCGACGGCGGGCAGCGGGAAGACCACGACAGTCTGCGAGGCTGCCTGGCATCTGGACCCGGCCCTGAACACTGGTTACTTCGTGTACAACAAACACAACACAGAGGACGTGCAGCCGCGCTTGCCGGGGCATGTGACTGTTCAGACCGCGCACGCGGCCGGCTGGAGGCTGCTGCGGCCCCGTTATGACGTGCTGGAACTGGATGATCAAGCGGGATTGAAGCTGGTGAACCGGTTGTGCGAGCGTGTAGGCGGCGTAGAGGACTCGGCGTTTTACAGGCGCGTGTGGGCCCGCGTCTGGGCGGCGGCCAGGGAAAGATTGTGGGTGCCGGTGTCTGAAGCTGTTTCTCTGGACCGTGCTCAGGTCCGCGAGCTGCTGTATCAGGCGGACGCCCCACCGGAGATGCTGAACGAACCGGACATCGTGAACACCCTGAACTGGATGCTGCGGTCCTTGCAGGCCGAGTCCGACCGGGCGTTCGCCACGCGCGAGAAACCGGACTTCACCGACCTGCTGTGGTGGCCCTACCGTCATGGGCTGAACCTGGGGCAGTATCACGTGGTGATTCTGGACGAGGCCCAGGATTTCACGCCGCTGAGGCAGGCTTTCTTGCTGGGCCTGATTGCGGGAGAGCGCCCTGGACGCTTCCTGGCGGTGGGTGATGCGGAGCAGAGCATCTACCAGTACTCCGCAGCGGACCCGCAGCTGTTCATGTCGCTGGGGGAACGTCCGAACACTCAGGTGCTGCCGCTGTCCGTGTCGTTTCGCTGCCCGACCTCTCACGTCGAGCAGGCCCGTGCGGTGAGCACTTTCATCGAGAGCCCGCCTGGGATGAAAGCGGGGACGGTGGAGCACGTGGAGGCGGCCTCGGCGCAGTATGGCCGGGGGGACACGGTGCTGTGCCGCAAGAACGCGCCGCTGCTGGCGTTGGCCCTCAGGCTGCTGCAGCAGGGTGTCAGTGTGGACGTGCGCGGGCTGAACATCGAGAAGCGGCTGCTGGAGTACGGCTCGTTCCTGAGCCGTCCTTTTACGGCGGCTTCCCTGCCGGGAGTGCTGGAGCGGCACTGGGTGAAGGTGAGTGCGCCGCTCAAAAGTTTGAAAGCGCAGGGGGATCAGGACGCGGAAAAACGGCTGGAAGAACTGCGTGACCTGCACGCCTGCCTATCCTTGCTGGCCTCTCAGGTGTTGGAAGGCCAGGAACAGGCCACGCTGGGCCGGATTCAGAGCTACCTGAAGCGGCTGTATGACGGGGGAGCGGACGTGCTGCTGAGCAGTGTCCATAAGGCAAAAGGGTTGGAGTGGCCGCAGGTGACGGTGCTGTACCCGGAGATGATGCCACTGCCGTACGGGAATGAGGATGAGGAGCGCTGCGTGGCGTTTGTGGGGCTGACGCGGGCCACAGAGACGCTGCGGCTGGCCTACGGCGAGAGCGCCTGGGAAGCAGGCTGGCGTTGGGGGCATCCGAGGGAAGGGGAACGTGAGGACCTGTGGTTGCTGGAGCGGCTGCGGCCTGAAGCGGGAGAGCTGCCCAGTTTGGAGGTTGCCAGTTCGGAGGTTGCCAGTCCAGAAGCTTACAGTCCTCAAGCAAGAGTGGCAGCGGCCCGTGAACGGCTCAGGGAGCAGGCCCAGCAGCTGCGGGCATGGCAGGCGCAGCAGACGCAGGGGGAGATGCCGGCGGCGCTGGCCCAGTTGCTGGCGGCCCGCGAGCAGCAGCAGGCGACCCAGGAAGCCGTGCGTGGTGAGCAGACCGCTGGTGAGCGTCCCCTGCCCGAACTGGTCAAGGAAGTGATGCAGGAGTTGAAAGTGAAAGCAATGTCTCAGAAAGCAGCTCAGGATGTGGGAGCGAAAGCAGCGCCCGCCAATCTGGTGTTGCCGGTGCCTTCTGCGCAGGATGATTTTCTGCGGCAGTTGTTCGGTGACGCAGCGGTGCAGGTGGAGGGTGAGCAGGTCAGAGGCGAGGTGCAGCGGATTCCGCTGTTTCCTGCTCAGGCTCAGGAAGGACTGACTGCCCTGGAAGCCTCGCGGCGGCGTCTGGCGCAGCGGCAGCGTGAGATTATGGCGACGAAGCTGATTCGGCTCAGGGCGTTTGCGCATCTGGAGGACGGGGATCATACGGTGCCGTACGGGGCGCTGCGGCAGGTGCTGGAGAACATCCGCTATGGCCTGTGGCTGGAGCGGGCCCGCTGGGCGGCGATGGTGCTGCGGGAGCTGCGCTCCCGTCCGGAAGGAGCGGGGGTCTACCTGTCGGCGCGGGCGTTCGCGTACCTGGAACGGCTCTCGGAAGCGTTCGTGGAGCACCGGGCGCTGGCGTATGGGGGCGCGGAGGGCCACGAGCTGGTGGGCGTCATGGGCCGCAGCGGCCTGGAAGTGCAGCGGGCGGCACTGGTCTCGGAGACGGACCGGGAGATTGTGGTGGAGTTGGAAGGCGGCCAGCGGCTGCGTTTTACTCCCTGGCTGGATGCCTGGGGGGATCAGGAGACGTTCCTGATTCGTCCCCTGGGCGCAGACCTGACCCGCCCGCCGGTCAGAACGCAGCTGGTGTGTCCAGCCTGA
- a CDS encoding GreA/GreB family elongation factor has protein sequence MSIVMTPLGLRALQSLIQTQEARLTELRAAHRRALEDCRDDTDGSIGQSAAACTEAETRLLQLEDALEGAVLAQPSGEQVEPGTVATVSASVDGRPVRTFKVLIVSALEAELLGRSVGDLQVASENSPIGMALLAAQEGNRCLLNLGGGRPQQWLKIQQIETVPEAVPAPGLAS, from the coding sequence ATGAGCATTGTGATGACGCCCCTGGGCCTGCGTGCGCTGCAGTCCCTGATTCAGACCCAGGAAGCCCGCCTCACCGAACTGCGCGCGGCGCACCGCCGCGCCCTGGAGGACTGCCGGGACGATACCGATGGCAGCATCGGGCAGTCCGCTGCCGCCTGCACAGAGGCGGAAACCCGGCTGCTGCAGCTGGAGGACGCCCTGGAAGGGGCCGTGCTCGCCCAGCCCAGCGGAGAGCAGGTCGAACCCGGCACCGTGGCGACGGTCAGCGCTTCTGTGGATGGCCGCCCGGTCAGGACGTTCAAGGTGTTGATCGTGAGCGCTCTGGAAGCGGAGCTTCTGGGCCGCTCGGTGGGTGACCTGCAGGTGGCCAGCGAGAACAGTCCCATCGGGATGGCGTTGCTGGCTGCGCAGGAGGGGAACCGCTGCTTGCTGAATCTGGGCGGGGGCCGTCCTCAGCAGTGGCTAAAGATCCAGCAGATCGAAACGGTCCCAGAGGCCGTCCCAGCCCCCGGACTTGCCAGCTGA
- a CDS encoding DUF6927 domain-containing protein has protein sequence MGWTGVREQPKGAAAERRIILGQQSKGEYVRPLYGEEGNFITVVAAKTKVGRTHVFVCRHVQRPREKPQETGDWFVRITLTRNVAGEFQYKDLEERQGPAPVALPEAFLAVAERYCPLPELSTEQLRALHALGEHGSLEAARSIDPDHAARSWRQACRELWKRQNLLGSLPAGSQLRVQEALKFQGGFEEDLFETVPAQGKKRRSVYRSVGTGQLCRIPRLAETAFEVVRYGPGRSRAVPNQPDSHSG, from the coding sequence ATGGGCTGGACTGGAGTTCGCGAGCAGCCGAAGGGTGCTGCCGCCGAGCGCCGGATCATCCTGGGACAGCAGAGCAAAGGGGAGTACGTGCGGCCGCTCTACGGGGAAGAGGGCAACTTCATTACCGTGGTAGCGGCCAAAACGAAAGTGGGCCGCACGCACGTGTTTGTGTGCCGCCACGTCCAGCGGCCCAGAGAGAAACCGCAGGAGACGGGGGACTGGTTCGTGCGCATCACCCTCACGCGGAACGTGGCGGGCGAGTTTCAGTACAAGGACCTGGAAGAACGCCAGGGACCAGCGCCGGTGGCCCTTCCTGAAGCGTTTCTGGCGGTGGCCGAGCGGTACTGCCCGTTGCCGGAGCTGAGCACCGAGCAACTGCGGGCCTTACATGCCCTGGGGGAGCACGGCAGCCTGGAAGCAGCCCGGAGCATCGACCCCGACCATGCAGCCCGCAGCTGGCGGCAGGCGTGCCGGGAACTGTGGAAACGCCAGAACCTGCTGGGGTCCCTGCCCGCCGGTTCACAGCTGCGCGTACAGGAAGCCCTGAAATTCCAGGGGGGCTTCGAAGAAGACCTGTTCGAGACGGTGCCCGCACAGGGCAAGAAGCGGCGCAGCGTCTACCGCTCGGTGGGCACGGGGCAACTCTGCCGGATTCCCAGGCTGGCCGAGACCGCCTTCGAGGTGGTGCGGTATGGGCCGGGCCGGTCACGAGCCGTGCCGAACCAACCAGATTCGCACTCAGGATAG
- a CDS encoding type II toxin-antitoxin system prevent-host-death family antitoxin has translation MSRSFSTTDLRQQSTSIVVQASTGQPVIITHYRRPVAALVRLSRLRELEATEAKYRALVQQPIPAQPTPARKEPS, from the coding sequence ATGAGCCGCTCTTTCTCGACCACTGACCTGCGCCAGCAGTCCACCAGTATCGTGGTGCAGGCCAGCACCGGACAGCCGGTGATCATCACCCACTACCGCCGCCCCGTGGCCGCCCTGGTGCGGCTCTCGCGTCTCAGAGAACTGGAAGCCACCGAAGCCAAATACCGCGCCCTGGTCCAGCAGCCCATCCCCGCTCAGCCTACGCCTGCCCGAAAGGAACCATCATGA
- a CDS encoding antitoxin Xre/MbcA/ParS toxin-binding domain-containing protein, giving the protein MTQALYVPAAAEHLHQRLPDLSDPETARRLTAALPAVVRMLDDLQVNRSQQARLLDLSERTLQRALQGDLPKRLSVDQFTRMSLVTGIYKALRILFVGEASKAWLTRPNGRRTLNGQRPLDYMLSGGIPAMLTVRQLLDADRSGQFGDAAAEDRARAAKVSVRVVEG; this is encoded by the coding sequence ATGACCCAGGCTCTCTATGTTCCTGCTGCTGCAGAGCACCTCCATCAGCGCCTTCCTGATCTCTCTGATCCTGAAACGGCGCGGCGTCTGACGGCGGCCTTGCCGGCCGTGGTCCGGATGCTGGACGACCTGCAGGTGAACCGCAGTCAGCAGGCCAGGCTTCTCGACCTGAGTGAGCGCACCCTCCAGCGTGCCCTGCAAGGAGACCTTCCCAAGAGGCTCAGCGTGGACCAGTTCACCCGGATGAGTCTGGTCACCGGCATCTACAAGGCCCTGCGCATTCTGTTCGTGGGCGAGGCCTCGAAAGCCTGGCTGACCCGTCCGAACGGCAGACGAACCTTGAACGGTCAGCGTCCGCTTGATTACATGCTCAGCGGCGGTATTCCGGCAATGCTGACGGTGCGTCAGTTGCTGGACGCGGACCGCTCAGGTCAGTTTGGGGATGCGGCGGCAGAAGACCGAGCCAGGGCGGCGAAGGTCAGCGTCCGGGTGGTGGAGGGTTGA
- a CDS encoding RES family NAD+ phosphorylase, with protein MSIRHFTGRPSRLIPSCYDPPILREHAQTPEEYDALLDLDNLTNGRVMAGKGETSEPYQSVRQACFHYASNSRFNIPLEGHGAWYAAELKTAQHEVGYHFALRAIAEGLEEFSTDYTRYSSYVDDDLVEAESLPEYVQALQVDPNDYTVSQRLGERLREQGCAGICYQSQRSAGDSCIALLQEWAVTHIQRHEGYRFSWNPVTEEVEIRRK; from the coding sequence TTGAGCATCCGGCACTTTACCGGCCGCCCTTCCCGACTGATTCCCTCCTGCTACGACCCCCCCATCCTCAGGGAGCATGCCCAGACACCAGAGGAGTATGACGCCCTGCTCGATCTGGACAACCTGACCAATGGACGGGTCATGGCCGGCAAAGGTGAGACCTCGGAACCTTACCAGAGCGTGCGTCAGGCCTGCTTCCATTACGCCAGCAACTCCAGGTTCAACATTCCCCTTGAGGGGCATGGGGCCTGGTATGCGGCTGAACTGAAAACGGCACAGCACGAGGTGGGCTATCACTTCGCCCTGCGGGCCATCGCCGAGGGCCTGGAGGAGTTCAGCACGGACTACACCCGCTACAGCTCTTATGTCGATGACGATCTGGTCGAAGCGGAAAGCCTGCCTGAATACGTGCAGGCCCTGCAGGTAGACCCCAACGATTACACGGTTTCGCAGAGGCTGGGCGAGCGTCTCCGCGAGCAGGGTTGTGCGGGCATCTGTTACCAGAGCCAGCGTTCTGCGGGTGACAGCTGCATCGCGCTGTTACAGGAATGGGCCGTGACCCATATCCAGAGGCATGAAGGCTACCGGTTCAGCTGGAATCCAGTGACAGAAGAAGTGGAAATCCGCAGGAAGTAA
- a CDS encoding competence protein CoiA family protein, which translates to MSRTCCAKIRVRSPETCLFTLPDFQVWERFLSPYSGASSEQSPECPVHTELEPETMQHIEMKKALAAKLVELYGTGEVQFESRVQEAGRIADVLLTLPDGSRIAGEAQYSPIVTAALQTRTMSYLDAGIEVIWAFEDSKASRRASSWGAQREWLLEQGLPVMLATLSYEDQVL; encoded by the coding sequence ATGTCCAGAACCTGCTGTGCGAAAATACGGGTGCGCTCCCCTGAAACCTGTTTGTTCACACTTCCAGATTTTCAGGTCTGGGAGCGCTTTTTGTCTCCCTATTCAGGTGCAAGTTCTGAGCAGAGTCCTGAGTGTCCAGTTCACACTGAGCTGGAACCCGAGACCATGCAACATATCGAGATGAAAAAGGCGCTGGCTGCCAAGCTGGTGGAGTTATACGGCACAGGAGAAGTGCAATTCGAGTCCAGGGTGCAGGAGGCTGGGCGGATTGCCGACGTGTTGCTGACCTTGCCGGACGGGTCGAGAATTGCCGGGGAAGCGCAGTACTCCCCCATCGTGACGGCGGCCTTGCAGACGCGCACCATGTCCTACCTGGACGCCGGGATTGAGGTGATCTGGGCGTTCGAGGACAGCAAGGCCAGCCGGCGCGCCAGCAGTTGGGGGGCGCAGCGCGAGTGGCTGCTGGAGCAGGGGCTGCCGGTGATGTTGGCCACTTTGAGCTACGAAGATCAGGTGCTGTGA
- a CDS encoding winged helix-turn-helix domain-containing protein, translating into MGILTATRVRRVITLYREGGLDALKERIHPGSKSQITPEIGEDLKRLIAQDDRVWTAKTVGEYLVQEHGIHLKHTAITDQLHKLGLTWQRTRYVVAGQADPEEKARFKENLEVVKRGPSSAS; encoded by the coding sequence ATGGGTATCCTGACTGCTACCCGCGTACGTCGTGTCATTACCCTTTACCGCGAAGGTGGCCTAGATGCGCTCAAAGAGCGCATCCACCCTGGAAGCAAGAGTCAGATTACGCCTGAGATTGGCGAAGATTTGAAACGGCTGATTGCTCAAGATGACCGAGTGTGGACCGCCAAGACAGTGGGTGAATATCTCGTCCAAGAACATGGCATACACCTCAAACACACGGCTATTACGGACCAGCTCCATAAGCTGGGACTGACTTGGCAGCGTACCCGCTACGTCGTTGCTGGACAAGCTGACCCAGAGGAAAAAGCCAGGTTCAAGGAAAACCTTGAAGTGGTAAAAAGGGGGCCAAGTTCGGCCTCCTGA
- a CDS encoding transposase, producing MTQPNTYSWRPIQQPLRVPTSKARGIRARLNLMGVVEYGSGTVFYREIEGNTTGQAVVDFIEVLAADANPECPTVVLVDRASVHTCSAVNQQRKRWQDLGLIIAHLPAYSPELNDMEPQWRHLKYQELPERHYQNKTDLRRAVGGANWGIAI from the coding sequence TTGACTCAACCCAATACCTATAGCTGGCGACCTATTCAGCAGCCCCTCCGTGTACCCACGAGTAAAGCTCGTGGTATCCGTGCCCGATTGAACTTAATGGGAGTTGTGGAATATGGGTCTGGAACAGTGTTTTACCGAGAGATAGAGGGAAATACTACAGGTCAGGCCGTTGTGGATTTCATCGAGGTTCTTGCTGCTGATGCGAATCCAGAATGTCCTACGGTTGTCCTTGTGGACCGAGCAAGTGTGCACACTTGCTCGGCAGTGAACCAGCAACGGAAGAGGTGGCAGGACCTCGGTCTCATCATCGCCCATCTCCCCGCCTACAGCCCTGAACTCAATGATATGGAGCCCCAGTGGCGACACCTGAAATATCAAGAGTTGCCAGAACGCCACTACCAGAACAAAACAGATTTGCGAAGGGCAGTTGGTGGAGCCAACTGGGGAATTGCAATATGA
- a CDS encoding IS3 family transposase, translating to MCRVLQVTPSGFRSWRRRPLSPRKMEDEHLKPLVEDIHHQHKGRYGAPRIQAELAAKGHYHSVRRIARLMRDLGLYGKTRRKFVKLITCTLHS from the coding sequence ATGTGCAGAGTCCTGCAAGTGACGCCCAGCGGCTTCAGGAGCTGGCGAAGAAGGCCATTATCACCGAGAAAGATGGAGGACGAACATCTCAAACCGCTTGTTGAGGACATCCACCATCAGCATAAGGGGCGCTATGGAGCGCCCCGGATTCAGGCTGAACTGGCAGCCAAGGGTCATTACCACAGTGTCAGACGGATTGCTCGCCTCATGCGTGACCTTGGCCTGTACGGCAAAACTCGTCGCAAGTTCGTCAAACTCATAACTTGCACCTTGCATAGCTGA
- a CDS encoding transposase: protein MTTRKTYTAEFKRQAIELAAREDVGPIRAARDLGISPSVLYRWRLQAQKAGTAAFPGQGRTTLTPQEQEIQRLQKEVEILRQEREILKKAAAFFAKENL, encoded by the coding sequence ATGACGACCAGAAAGACCTACACTGCCGAATTCAAGCGTCAGGCCATCGAACTCGCTGCACGTGAAGATGTCGGCCCAATCCGTGCTGCACGTGACCTCGGAATCAGCCCCTCTGTGCTCTATCGCTGGAGACTCCAGGCTCAGAAGGCTGGGACAGCCGCATTCCCAGGTCAGGGTCGAACGACCCTGACGCCACAAGAGCAGGAAATCCAGCGGCTCCAAAAAGAAGTTGAGATTTTGCGTCAGGAGCGTGAAATCTTAAAAAAAGCAGCAGCCTTCTTTGCCAAAGAAAATCTCTAA
- a CDS encoding transposase, giving the protein MAIKVHEADYQDRAGAILLLRDLPNVFPRMQHLWADQGYTGKLGAEIRKHLGWTLEIVKHPWSGRQGTWAPKDAPPPLVEVPAGFVVLKRRWVVERTFAWIGKSRRMSKDYEALPETSENLVYEVMIRLMVRRLAKDMP; this is encoded by the coding sequence ATGGCGATCAAGGTACATGAAGCGGATTATCAGGATCGCGCCGGCGCGATCCTCCTGTTGCGAGACTTGCCCAACGTTTTTCCACGCATGCAACATCTTTGGGCAGACCAAGGATATACCGGCAAATTGGGAGCTGAAATCAGAAAACATTTGGGCTGGACGTTGGAAATCGTCAAGCATCCTTGGTCGGGGCGGCAGGGTACCTGGGCACCAAAAGACGCACCTCCACCACTTGTGGAGGTGCCAGCAGGATTCGTCGTGCTGAAACGTCGTTGGGTGGTTGAACGAACCTTCGCCTGGATAGGTAAATCCAGGCGGATGTCCAAAGATTACGAAGCATTGCCGGAAACCTCAGAAAACCTCGTCTACGAGGTTATGATTCGCTTGATGGTAAGACGACTGGCCAAAGATATGCCCTGA
- a CDS encoding DsbA family protein produces the protein MNRQNNRALLILTLALAVIAGLLMFNLAKRPKPQSSAAISTEQLIRPDSPFLGPADAKVTIVEFFDPECESCAAVEPALMDVMQKYNGEVRLVARYFPLHSNSTLAAGLIEAAAQDSADKRWRMRDYLFQKQREWGEQQTAQTDKFLDYAEDMGLDRSKAQATMESAAVRDLLARDRKDGEAVGVTGTPTFFVNGKPLPELSLEALENAIQEGLNE, from the coding sequence ATGAACCGTCAAAACAACCGAGCGTTGCTCATTCTGACCCTGGCCCTGGCTGTTATCGCTGGCCTGCTGATGTTCAACCTTGCCAAACGGCCCAAGCCACAAAGCAGCGCCGCCATTTCTACCGAGCAACTGATTCGGCCTGACAGCCCTTTCCTGGGGCCTGCTGACGCTAAAGTCACCATCGTGGAATTCTTTGACCCGGAGTGTGAATCCTGCGCCGCTGTCGAACCTGCCCTCATGGACGTGATGCAGAAGTACAACGGCGAAGTGCGACTGGTAGCCCGCTACTTCCCGCTGCACAGTAACTCCACGCTGGCCGCAGGACTAATTGAAGCTGCCGCGCAGGACAGTGCTGACAAACGCTGGCGGATGCGTGATTACCTGTTCCAGAAACAACGCGAATGGGGCGAGCAGCAGACTGCACAGACTGATAAATTCCTGGACTACGCCGAGGACATGGGCCTAGACCGCAGCAAAGCCCAGGCCACGATGGAATCCGCTGCGGTGCGTGACCTGTTGGCCCGTGACCGCAAGGACGGGGAGGCCGTCGGCGTGACCGGAACACCTACCTTCTTCGTAAACGGTAAACCCCTCCCAGAACTGAGCCTGGAAGCGCTGGAAAATGCTATTCAGGAAGGGCTGAACGAGTAA